Proteins found in one Negativicutes bacterium genomic segment:
- a CDS encoding DUF1576 domain-containing protein, with protein MKHSTLKEKDIRYSHLLLMLAAVPILFLIIGLGYAVNFTRIGEIIEGFANIILSPTILLTDFIKVGGIAAAFINVGLVGLLNLLIMRHYRIKINGVWIAAFFTAIGFSFFGKNLYNILPIYLGGFLYTLYQKNSFKDIFAIVMFGTALAPFISEISFSGLLPAGPAIAVAMLAGVFIGFVLVPLSSHMLRFHDGYNLYNIGFTSGIIGTVLTSVLRNFGVNVQPVYIVSEQNYPIILGILLLIFTTLMAAGLWINHRAVKDYPKIFAYQGRLITDFTHLVGYGTTFVNMSMLGFISLLYVLLIGGTVNGPVLAGIFTVVGFGAFGKHLKNCWPVMAGVIMTALFFGFELSATNIVISVLFSTTLAPIAGTYGPVIGFLAGILHMILVTNVGVIHGGINLYNNGFSGGLVAGILVPVVDAFKKE; from the coding sequence TTGAAGCACTCTACTCTTAAGGAAAAAGACATTAGATACTCTCATCTTCTTTTGATGCTTGCTGCAGTTCCAATCCTTTTTTTAATTATTGGCCTTGGTTATGCGGTTAATTTCACCAGGATCGGAGAAATAATAGAAGGTTTCGCCAACATCATTCTGTCGCCTACCATTTTACTTACTGATTTTATCAAGGTTGGCGGGATTGCTGCCGCTTTTATAAACGTTGGTCTGGTAGGACTGTTGAATTTGCTGATAATGCGGCATTACCGTATAAAGATCAACGGTGTCTGGATAGCCGCTTTTTTTACAGCGATTGGTTTCTCTTTTTTTGGTAAAAATTTATATAATATCCTGCCAATTTACCTCGGCGGCTTTCTCTACACGCTCTATCAGAAAAATTCTTTCAAAGATATTTTTGCTATTGTGATGTTTGGTACAGCATTGGCACCATTCATCAGTGAAATAAGCTTTTCCGGTTTGCTGCCGGCCGGTCCTGCGATCGCAGTTGCCATGCTGGCAGGCGTATTTATCGGTTTTGTGCTTGTACCTTTATCCTCTCATATGCTGAGATTTCACGATGGTTATAATCTCTATAATATTGGTTTTACTTCAGGGATTATCGGCACTGTTTTAACGAGTGTTCTGAGGAATTTCGGTGTGAACGTTCAACCGGTTTATATTGTCTCGGAGCAAAATTACCCGATCATTTTAGGGATCCTGCTGTTGATTTTTACTACGCTTATGGCGGCGGGTCTTTGGATCAATCATCGTGCCGTCAAAGATTATCCGAAGATATTTGCTTATCAAGGCAGACTGATTACAGATTTCACGCACTTGGTCGGTTATGGTACAACCTTTGTTAATATGTCTATGCTTGGTTTTATCAGCTTGCTTTATGTTCTTTTAATTGGCGGAACCGTGAATGGACCTGTTTTGGCCGGAATTTTTACGGTTGTAGGCTTTGGCGCCTTCGGTAAACACCTGAAAAATTGTTGGCCTGTGATGGCAGGTGTGATCATGACCGCTTTGTTTTTTGGTTTTGAGCTTTCTGCAACCAATATTGTGATTTCCGTTCTTTTTTCTACAACCTTGGCTCCGATAGCAGGAACTTATGGCCCCGTCATTGGCTTTCTTGCCGGAATTCTGCATATGATTTTGGTTACCAATGTCGGTGTGATTCATGGCGGGATTAATCTCTACAACAATGGATTTTCGGGTGGTTTGGTAGCCGGAATTTTGGTTCCGGTTGTAGATGCTTTTAAAAAGGAGTGA